The genomic window CACCGCCAGGGACAGGGGAGGTAATATGGTACGCATCACAGGTCATGCCATAACCAACGATTTCGGCATAAATGCGTGCGCCACGGCTGAGGGCGTGTTGTAACTCTTCCAGAATCAAAATTCCCGCACCTTCACCCATGACAAATCCATCGCGATCGCGATCGAAGGGACGGCACGCATGAGTGGGGTCATCGTTGCGAGTGGAAAGGGCGCGTGCAGCCGCAAAGCCAGCTACAGATAAAGGCGTAATTGCCGCTTCACACCCACCACAAATCATGGCTTGAGCATAACCGCCTTGAATCATGCGAAAAGCGTCCCCAATGGCGTTAGAACCTGCGGCGCAAGCAGTCACAGTACAGTTATTTGGCCCTTTAGCACCAGTGTGAATTGCTGTCAGTCCTGCCGCCATGTTAGCGATCATCATGGGAATCATGAATGGACTACAGCGATCTGGGCCACGGTTTAGGTAGATGGTTTGCTGGTCTTCCATGACCTTAATACCGCCTACACCAGAACCAATAATAACTCCTACCTGTTCGGCGTTGAGTTCATTAATAACTAACTTGGCATCTGCAACTGCTTGTTTGGCTGCTGCGACTCCAAATTGGGAAAATCGATCCATGCGCTTGGCTTCTTTACGATCCATGTATTCATGCGGATCGAAATTTTTCACCTCACCAGCAATGCGACAATCATGGCTAGAAGCATCAAAGAAAGTGATGTAGTCAATGCCATTACGTGCGCTTAACAATCCTTCCCAATATTCAGCAGGTGTGTTACCAATCGGTGTAATCGCGCCAACACCAGTTACAACAACGCGTTTACGATTATAATCTGTCATGACTCAGTAAAAGATGGCGAGAAAGTTGCAAAAAAAGTTCTGAGTAGTGAGTGCTGAGTGCTGAGTGCTGAATTCTAAATTCTGAGTGCTGAATTCTGAGTGGAAAATTTCACTCAGCCGTAGTGTACCGAGTTCCGAGTTAGAAATCTCACTCATTACTCATTACTCAGCACTCATGACTCAGCACTTTCTTAAGCGGATGCGGCAACTTTGCTGTTGATGTAATCCACTGCTTCTTGAACGGTTGTAATTTTTTCGGCGGCTTCATCGGGAATTTCGATATCAAATTCTTCTTCCAAAGCCATTACTAATTCCACTGTATCTAGGGAATCTGCCCCTAAATCGTTAGCAAAATTTGCTGTTTCGGTAACTTTTTCCTCGTCAACACT from Nostoc sp. UHCC 0870 includes these protein-coding regions:
- the fabF gene encoding beta-ketoacyl-ACP synthase II, translated to MTDYNRKRVVVTGVGAITPIGNTPAEYWEGLLSARNGIDYITFFDASSHDCRIAGEVKNFDPHEYMDRKEAKRMDRFSQFGVAAAKQAVADAKLVINELNAEQVGVIIGSGVGGIKVMEDQQTIYLNRGPDRCSPFMIPMMIANMAAGLTAIHTGAKGPNNCTVTACAAGSNAIGDAFRMIQGGYAQAMICGGCEAAITPLSVAGFAAARALSTRNDDPTHACRPFDRDRDGFVMGEGAGILILEELQHALSRGARIYAEIVGYGMTCDAYHITSPVPGGEGAARAIQLALKDAGITPDQVSYINAHGTSTPANDSTETAAIKKALGDHAYKIAVSSTKSMTGHLLGGSGGIEAVATVLATANDRIPPTINIENLDPECDLDYVPNVSRALKVNVALSNSFGFGGHNVTLAFRKYA
- the acpP gene encoding acyl carrier protein translates to MSQAEIFAQVKKIIVDQLSVDEEKVTETANFANDLGADSLDTVELVMALEEEFDIEIPDEAAEKITTVQEAVDYINSKVAASA